One genomic segment of Sanyastnella coralliicola includes these proteins:
- a CDS encoding LNS2 domain-containing protein, with protein MAHHLENAKDAAGNNASPVLPDEVKNFLIDIDGTITEDVPNEEPERMATCEPFPDALEIMEKWYEEGHIITFFTSRTEAHREVTEVWLKKHNIRYHALLMGKPRGGNYHWIDNHIVRATRFEGKFTDLVTETREIEVFKK; from the coding sequence ATGGCTCATCACTTAGAGAACGCGAAAGACGCAGCAGGAAACAATGCCTCACCGGTACTTCCTGATGAAGTAAAGAACTTCCTTATCGACATCGACGGAACTATTACTGAAGACGTCCCAAACGAAGAGCCAGAGCGCATGGCCACCTGTGAACCCTTCCCAGATGCATTGGAAATCATGGAGAAGTGGTACGAAGAAGGACACATCATCACCTTCTTCACGTCGCGCACAGAAGCTCATCGTGAGGTAACTGAAGTGTGGCTAAAGAAGCACAACATCCGCTACCACGCACTACTCATGGGCAAACCACGCGGAGGCAATTACCACTGGATTGATAACCACATCGTTCGCGCAACACGTTTCGAAGGTAAGTTCACCGATTTGGTGACGGAGACACGTGAGATTGAGGTGTTTAAGAAGTAG
- the ruvX gene encoding Holliday junction resolvase RuvX translates to MGKILAFDYGGKRTGLAITDELQIIASPLEGIDTKDIWDHIQRLMNSEKISDFVVGDPSMFGEATDSSAIIDQFCKDLAKKYPAIPLHRVDESYSSRDAMQAMVAGGMRKKNRRNKKNLDMVSAAVILQRYLETRV, encoded by the coding sequence ATGGGTAAAATCCTTGCATTTGACTACGGCGGAAAGCGTACCGGCTTAGCTATTACTGATGAACTTCAGATAATCGCTAGTCCGCTTGAAGGCATTGACACCAAAGACATTTGGGATCACATTCAACGTCTAATGAACTCTGAAAAGATCTCTGACTTTGTCGTAGGCGACCCGTCCATGTTCGGTGAAGCCACAGATAGCTCGGCCATTATCGATCAATTCTGTAAAGACCTAGCCAAGAAATATCCAGCCATTCCCCTGCACCGCGTTGATGAATCATACAGCAGTCGTGATGCCATGCAAGCCATGGTCGCTGGCGGAATGCGAAAGAAGAATCGCCGAAACAAGAAGAATTTGGATATGGTCTCCGCCGCAGTAATCCTCCAAAGGTATTTGGAGACGAGGGTCTAG
- the bshC gene encoding bacillithiol biosynthesis cysteine-adding enzyme BshC: MIIQSIAHLDLDLIPQGVRDLLSQQAQIQPLINQFADENGFEKAIASRRFHASIRRLTAERIRLQYGEHIVPEVSQQLEKFEDEQTFTVTTGHQLNLFTGPAFFFYKIIHTISLARRLNELHPGKHFIPVYWMATEDHDLDEIDHTTFFRQELKWERANEGAVGRMSTDGLPALAAQVKEILRWDDDHPKWKVLEAYANAQDLASATRTLVNELFGHEGLVVIDADDAELKRAFAGHMWRDIDEGVGKQYVTQQNQQLQELGYKVQVNPRDINLFYLTDNERIRLSRQGEQVKGVDTDHTWSLDEIQSELQAHPERFSPNVVMRPLYQEVILPNIAYIGGPGEMSYWIQLKSFFDVMEVDFPILLPRNGALILSASALAKVKKLSLEINDLFNERPEDFTRAWLDANTSVDFSLDEAKASIASIFEEIKSKATEVDQSLNKKVEGSLQRQLKEIEGIEKSMEKAWKNRQETSLRQLENLHDTVFPGGSFQERKQNFFGLESGFQANLVDILLKEMRPLEPGILVIADEK; this comes from the coding sequence ATGATCATCCAATCTATCGCACATCTTGATCTCGACTTAATCCCTCAAGGGGTTCGTGATTTGTTGAGTCAACAGGCACAAATCCAGCCTCTTATCAATCAGTTTGCAGATGAAAATGGATTCGAAAAAGCCATTGCTTCTCGCCGTTTTCATGCTTCTATTCGTCGCCTAACGGCGGAACGCATCCGCTTACAATACGGAGAGCACATTGTTCCAGAAGTCTCACAACAGCTGGAGAAATTCGAAGATGAGCAAACGTTCACGGTGACTACTGGTCATCAGCTCAACCTCTTCACCGGTCCGGCCTTCTTCTTTTACAAAATCATTCACACCATAAGTCTTGCTCGAAGACTGAATGAATTGCACCCTGGGAAGCACTTCATTCCAGTGTATTGGATGGCAACAGAAGACCACGACCTTGATGAGATTGACCACACGACCTTCTTCAGACAAGAGTTGAAGTGGGAGCGAGCGAATGAAGGGGCTGTCGGACGCATGAGCACTGACGGACTTCCTGCGTTAGCAGCTCAAGTCAAAGAAATCCTGCGCTGGGATGATGATCACCCGAAATGGAAAGTACTTGAGGCCTATGCGAATGCCCAAGACCTAGCATCAGCCACGCGAACACTAGTGAATGAGCTTTTTGGTCACGAAGGATTAGTAGTGATTGATGCCGATGACGCAGAGCTGAAAAGAGCTTTCGCAGGACATATGTGGCGCGATATCGATGAAGGTGTAGGGAAGCAATACGTAACACAACAGAACCAACAGCTTCAAGAGCTTGGGTACAAGGTTCAAGTGAATCCTCGAGACATCAATCTCTTCTACCTTACAGACAATGAGCGTATTCGATTGTCTAGGCAAGGGGAGCAAGTAAAGGGTGTTGATACAGACCATACATGGTCTCTCGACGAGATTCAATCTGAACTTCAAGCGCATCCCGAACGATTCAGTCCGAACGTAGTTATGCGACCGCTATACCAAGAGGTCATCTTGCCTAACATCGCCTACATCGGTGGACCTGGGGAAATGAGTTACTGGATCCAACTGAAGTCTTTCTTTGATGTAATGGAAGTGGATTTCCCAATCCTTTTACCGAGAAACGGTGCATTGATCCTGAGCGCTTCCGCGCTAGCGAAAGTCAAAAAACTCAGCTTAGAAATCAACGACCTCTTCAACGAGAGACCAGAAGACTTCACCCGCGCATGGCTGGATGCAAATACCTCCGTAGACTTCAGCTTAGACGAAGCAAAAGCTAGCATCGCTTCCATCTTTGAGGAGATAAAGTCGAAAGCAACAGAAGTGGATCAATCATTGAATAAGAAGGTAGAGGGGAGCTTGCAGCGACAACTCAAGGAGATTGAGGGAATTGAAAAGTCAATGGAGAAGGCGTGGAAGAACAGGCAAGAGACGTCATTGCGCCAACTCGAGAATCTTCATGATACCGTTTTCCCTGGCGGAAGTTTCCAAGAAAGGAAGCAGAATTTCTTTGGATTGGAATCAGGCTTTCAAGCTAACCTAGTGGATATCCTGTTGAAAGAAATGCGTCCGTTAGAACCCGGAATTTTGGTGATCGCAGACGAAAAGTAA